The Candidatus Limnocylindrales bacterium genome has a segment encoding these proteins:
- the trpC gene encoding indole-3-glycerol phosphate synthase TrpC — translation MILDEILEAKRDEVAAARRRRPIEELRARPLYEEPRRGFAAALAREGAGRAIIAEIKKASPSRGVIRADFDPVTHARQYEDAGARCISVLTDTPYFQGSLSDLEAVRAVTTIPLLRKDFTIDEYQVVEARAHGADCILLIVAALEQDVLVSLLHSAGREGLDVLVEVHDETEMRRAVDAGAMLLGINNRNLRTFDTSLNVTRQLIPVAPEEVTLVSESGFRHPHELGQMEQLGVNAFLIGENLIKEPEPGRALRWFLTGKDAAEP, via the coding sequence ATGATTCTCGACGAGATCCTGGAGGCCAAACGCGACGAGGTCGCCGCAGCACGCCGGCGCAGGCCGATCGAGGAGCTGCGCGCGCGACCGCTCTACGAGGAGCCGCGCCGCGGCTTCGCTGCCGCGCTCGCCCGCGAAGGCGCGGGACGCGCAATCATCGCCGAGATCAAGAAGGCCTCGCCGTCCAGGGGCGTCATTCGCGCCGACTTCGATCCAGTGACGCACGCGCGCCAGTACGAAGACGCTGGCGCCCGCTGCATCTCGGTCCTCACCGACACGCCGTACTTCCAGGGCAGCCTCTCCGATCTCGAAGCCGTGCGAGCAGTGACGACTATTCCGCTGCTGCGCAAGGATTTCACCATCGACGAGTATCAAGTCGTCGAGGCGCGCGCGCACGGCGCCGACTGCATTCTGCTGATCGTGGCGGCGCTCGAACAGGATGTGCTGGTATCGCTGCTGCACAGCGCCGGCCGTGAAGGCCTCGACGTCCTGGTGGAGGTGCACGACGAAACCGAAATGCGCCGCGCCGTCGATGCGGGAGCGATGCTCCTCGGCATCAACAACCGCAACCTGCGCACGTTCGATACGTCGCTCAATGTCACGCGGCAGCTCATTCCGGTGGCGCCCGAGGAGGTGACGCTGGTCTCGGAAAGCGGCTTTCGTCATCCGCACGAGCTCGGGCAGATGGAGCAGCTCGGCGTCAATGCGTTCCTGATCGGTGAGAATCTCATCAAGGAGCCCGAGCCGGGCCGGGCCCTGCGCTGGTTCCTGACGGGCAAGGATGCTGCGGAGCCCTGA
- the rtcA gene encoding RNA 3'-terminal phosphate cyclase: MLVIDGSHGEGGGQILRSSLALSLMLGVPFRIERIRARRSKPGLLRQHLTAVRAAAAVGSADVEGAVLGSQTLAFHPRAVAGGSYRFDIGSAGSTTLVLQTVLVPLLLASAPSDVEFIGGTHNPHAPPFRFLERTFLPLLSAMGARVHVELVRPGFYPAGGGVLRMRIEPVARLTPIDALERGRQRTACAFAEVAKLPLLIAERELATIEGRTGWPTEHLVAAELTNSISAGNVISIELAYEHVTEVFTAFGERGVRAEDVAADAVEQMQRYVASDAVACEFLTDQLLLPMAIAGGGGFTAQCASLHATTNADVIEQFLERRVRFEQEDKRVRVTV; the protein is encoded by the coding sequence ATGCTGGTGATCGACGGCTCTCACGGCGAAGGCGGCGGCCAGATTCTTCGCTCCTCTCTTGCGCTGTCGCTGATGCTGGGCGTGCCGTTTCGCATCGAGCGGATCCGTGCGCGCCGCAGCAAGCCCGGGCTGTTGCGGCAGCATCTGACGGCAGTCCGCGCGGCGGCGGCCGTGGGAAGCGCCGACGTCGAAGGAGCCGTCCTCGGATCGCAGACTCTTGCCTTCCATCCGCGCGCCGTGGCTGGCGGCAGCTACCGCTTCGACATCGGCTCGGCCGGCAGCACCACGCTGGTGCTGCAGACGGTGCTCGTGCCGCTGCTGCTTGCTTCGGCTCCCTCGGACGTCGAGTTCATCGGTGGAACGCACAATCCGCACGCGCCGCCGTTCCGCTTCCTCGAGCGGACGTTTCTGCCGCTTCTGTCCGCGATGGGCGCACGCGTGCATGTCGAGCTGGTGCGGCCGGGTTTCTATCCTGCCGGTGGCGGCGTTCTACGGATGCGCATCGAGCCGGTCGCGCGCCTCACTCCAATCGACGCGCTCGAACGCGGCCGACAGCGGACTGCGTGCGCATTTGCCGAAGTCGCCAAGCTTCCGCTGCTGATCGCCGAGCGCGAGCTTGCGACGATCGAAGGACGAACCGGCTGGCCGACGGAGCATCTCGTCGCGGCCGAGCTTACGAATTCGATCAGTGCGGGCAACGTGATTTCGATCGAGCTCGCATACGAGCACGTCACGGAGGTGTTCACGGCATTCGGTGAGCGAGGGGTGCGTGCCGAGGACGTTGCCGCCGACGCCGTCGAGCAGATGCAGCGATACGTCGCCAGCGACGCCGTCGCGTGCGAGTTTCTCACCGATCAGCTTCTTCTGCCGATGGCGATCGCCGGCGGAGGCGGCTTCACGGCCCAGTGCGCGTCGCTTCACGCCACGACGAATGCCGATGTCATCGAGCAATTTCTGGAGCGACGCGTGCGGTTCGAGCAGGAGGACAAGCGGGTTCGGGTGACGGTGTGA